TCTCGGGAGGTGCTTCCGTtgctgcggcggcgcgcgcgtcgaGGGAGCGAGGTGCCCACAGAATGCCACAGTCGGTGCCTCCGAGTTGAGACGGAGACGTACATGCCCCTGCCCCTGGTGCAGAGCGAGCCGCCACATCCGGCCTCCAAGTTCCTGGTGGCTGGCTGCGCGTGAGCTCTGGCGCCCGGCGCGGCTATACGGCGGCGGGCTCCACTCCTCACCTCGCAGGGCTCCGCACTGTAAGATCCTCGTCCCTCCTCAACACGGCAAGCACGTACGGCACCATCTTCGCTTAGCTTGTTCGCTCACTCATCTCGGTCCGTGGCGCCGCCGGTTTGGATTGCGCTGCCGGCGGGGTTGCCCGCCAAGTGCTTGACGCTTTGGCTACGAGGAGCAACCAGTGCACAACGTGTTCTCCTGCAGTTTTGCTTAATGGtaaaaaatttaaattttttCAATGTGTTTTGCTATGATTCGTGTATTAAATGAATTTTTAGTGGAAATTGGAAAAGGATTTGTAGGAGCGGATGACACCCGGCCCGCTCCTAAAATCCTTTTTCTACGAGGATTGTGACTTAAAAAAAATTTTCAGAtcccgggcgagcgcgcgagCAAACGCCGTTAGGCTGCCAAAAATTTCCGCCGCCACCCATGCGCGCGTcttctccaccgccgcccgctcccagccaccgccgccgcccgctcccggcCTCCCCTCCGCGCGCGGCCTCAAGCTTCCCTCCGCGCGGTGCCTCCCTTCCCCACGCCTCCTCCccgcgagcggcggcgccattCGTCACGCCTTTGCCCAGCCCTTCGCCGGTGACGGGCATCCACCAGGTATgcccctcccttctctctcctcttccggCGAGCTCTCCTCAGTAGGCGCCCCTGCCGCAGCCGCGGACGCCGTCCCCGCGAAAAGCCCGCGTCCGGCCGCCTCCAAGGTCCACGCCGCCGTGCTTGTCTGCCTCTTCGAGGACCCCAACGACGGGCCCCGGGTCCTCCTCACCAAGCGCGCTTCCTCCCTCAACTCGCATAGATAAAAGTGTGTCCACGGAAAGGGAGAGAGGATGCATATGTACTGTCAAGATTTTTAGCTTTTGTTGCAGATTAAAGATAAAGACCTTGCAGGTGGCTTGGAAGGCAAAAACTTCCACTGCAAAGGCAGTAGTAGCAAGAAGGTGGAGATATTCAGTGTGGTTGCCATTTCTGTTGTCTTCATAGCTCAATTAGTACCTCGTAGTACTTGTGTGTTCAGAAACTGGGCACGACCTCTCTGTATTTGTGCACGGTTCATCGTTTTATCTTGAATTTAAAGAAATTTAGATGACTTTCGGTTTTCTCTCTGTCCTTGTCCATAGTTCGTCGTTTTGTGTTTTTCTGCTACTTAAACACTGACGTGAGGTACGTTATATTCTGCATTTTTAGCTGGGTTACAACTGCCAAATATCAACTCATATATTAGGCACCCATTTGTTGCTGTTGGGCTGTACAGGATGCATCTGTTTATCTTTAATCCATTCAGGAATGTATGACTAGAACGTGTTCTGTATTTTCAGAAATAGGCTGATTTGTGAATAAACTTATTCACCTCCTATATAGTACCAAAACTTACTGTTTAATAAAGTGGGGTGTCAATGCACTACTACAAAAAGCATTTCTTTGATGGAAGGTTCTGGTGGTATATGTTACGAGTTTACCTGTTTAAATTGGTGATAATTAGTGCTGAGCAAATGGTGGAGACATATAGAGAGAGTGATAATATTGACATTGCGGAGCAAATGTTGACCTCTAATAAGTGCTGAGCAAATGTTGACCTCTAATGATGTATATATTTGCAGCATTTCTATTCAAAATAATTGTAATTTAATGTGAAATGTTCATGAATTAAATGTGAAATGTTCATGAATTTcttatttgtaagaaatttCTTTCTCTCATTTCGTTGTGAATTGAaatatttattaaaatatatATTCGATGGCTATGTAGCGTAGAAGTCGTAGATGGATCCTCCGTTGTCATCTTCCCCACGAAGGGATGATGCCGCATTGCAAGATGAGCTTGAACATATTGCATCCCAGATGGAGTGGGACAACGAGCATGACGTCGGTGACCAATCTGGGAACAAGGAGTCCGACAACGTCGGTGTCGAATCTAGGGACGTGCAGGGCCCTAGGATTGGACAAGGCGCTTGGGTAGGAAACAAGTAGCATGATCCGATTGATCCACACGCTGTTCCGGCAAGAGAAAGACGGTCAGGGGAGGCGTTCGATCCGGATTATGAACCGGAAGCACGCCAGGTAATGAATACACGATTAATTACAACGAAGCAGACCATATGAGTAATGACTTGTATGACGTGTATTATCTGTGTAGGCGGCTCCGACAGGAAGGAGTAAGCGCCGACGCCGACCCCCTAGCCCCACAGAGGAAGACAATGAAAGCTCGGGTCCCGATCCTACAAGTACAACCTCTGATAGCCAAAACAAAAGGAAACAGGGTTAGCGAGGAAGAAACCAATACCCTGAAGGGCCAATGCAATTAGCATGGCAGGAGAGCCTATAGATCCTCCGCAGATTGTAGCAAAGTTACGGAATGCTATCGGTGATATAATCAGAACAAAGATGGTTTTGGATCCAACAATCCCTAATTGGCCCCTGGTTCCTGAGAGGAGAAAAGAAGCGATGTGGCAATTATTGAGCAGAACTTTTATTCTGCCCAGAAGAACTAGAGAACAAGCAAAGCATTATGCTCTGAAGATGCTGGGTGAAACTTTCCGCCGGTGGAAGAGCGAACTGAATACCCGGTATATCCAGAAGGGTCAAACGCCATTTGCAGATTACGGAGATATTACACCAGCACAATGGGAAGAGTTTGTTCGACGGAAGACCACCGAAGAAGCTTTAGCTCTAAGCCAGAAGCAAAGTGAACTAGCAAAGAGCAACATACATAGACTCCACCTTGGGCCAGGTGGGTACCAAAGGATGGTCGAGAAGTGGCGTCGTGAAAGAGAGGCGACAATAGCTACTGGGCAGCCCGACCCTTATGAAGGCTTGGACGAACGTGGATGGTGGTGGCTTGAAGCAAGGAAGCCAAAGATAGTTGGAGGGAAACCAAAATTTAATCGACCCGAGACCGAAGCGGTGGCAGAAAAAATGTTACAACTTGCCGAGCTTCAGAAAATAGGTCAGTTTAAACCCCATAGGGAGAAGGATGTGCTCAATATAGCCATTGGGTCCAAAGAGCATGGAGGCTGTGTCAGAGGCCTGTCCTCTACGTTGAGCATCAAGGATGGGTTCGAGAAGGACCGGGCTAGGTACAGGAGCCATGACCGCTATAAAGAAGAAATCGTGGTAGCAGCAGAGAATGCAATGCAAGCAAAGTTCAAGAATTTGTTCATGGCAACACTTGCAGAGCAGCAGTAGTCGGGCTACTTATGTTCAACCCGTCGCAAGAGATGGGGCAGCAACAGATGGTGGTCTTGCAACCTCTAGTACTTTGCCAAGCGAGTCCGGCATGTGCACTGAGCAGTGATGCCTCGACTACAGCTCAACAATACCTGGTGGATACCATAACGAGTATTACTCCCTGCTTGTTGCTCTATCCGGTCGGCAGAGCTGGAAATAAAAAGAAAGTTGCCAAGACCCAGATGCATCCAGCTAGGGGTTTATTTGAGGGAAAACCGATCCCGGCCCTATATGCATGCGTACAAGTGGAGCAACTTTTGAAATAAGCTATGAGGATAACGAGATAGACATCCCCACTGCATATGGAAAGAGTTGCCTTGGAGAATGTGTCGGCAGCACCATTCTATGGCACAAACGAGATATCTTACTGGTTGGTCAGGTGCCATTGGCTGCTCCGGACTATATCTCGCCAGCACCACAACAACAAGAGCAGGAGGCAGCACCAGAGCATTCACTACCGGCCCTGCCATCACCACAACCATGAGATATTTTTTTATATCACCAGTGGCTCCAGTATCACGAGAGCCATCACTTCAGGCTCTGCCATCACCAACGGCTCCAGTATCATGAGAGCCATCACCAACAGCCTCACAATCACCGCCAGCTGGaacatcaccaccaccacgagAGCCATCCCCACAGGCCTCAGTATCACCACTAGCTCCGCTACCGGCCCGATCACTGTTGCCTCGAGTGTTGCGGTCTTACCAAAATGAAAAGGAAGGGTCAGAAATTGTGAATAGATGGCACACCACAAACAAGAAGTCTGATGAAAACGCTAAGAAGGCTAAGTCAAAAGATAATTCAGCAGATTGTAGTGTCAGCAAACGGTGGAGCTTTTCTACACCCAACACTGACACGAAGCACAAAAAGGACATTGGGGTTGATGACCTTCCAGACTTAGATGATGCTCCTTTAAAGTTTCGGTACGGAAAAGATTCGCTACAGGACTGGGCACTAAGGGATTGTCCTAGTTTTATACGGAGGTTTTATAATTGGTACAAGAGGGCATGTATACTTGGGTTAAAAACTAAATATGCTCCGCACCATCCGGATGTATTCGGACTTAAGAGGCAACAAATCTTTGATATCACGTTTGATTTTGAAGACATCCAACATATGTTCCACCTCCAACAACTTGGTATTGAAATGGTTTAATTCTGATCCATGTAAGTGCCTCATGGATACTAATTTGATTTATATTATGACCTAAAGTACTGTATATGCACAAATATTTAATTGTCATGCATTATATTCTATAGGATGCAAACAATGGATGCTATTATTTTAAAGAAAAAGGTCCGATACCTTGACCCCGTAGCGATTTGCGAGGCCAGGCACGCCGGGCCAAAATGGATGAAGGACGACGACGACTACCTAAAGCCATTTGCaacaaagaaagaaaaataaaaggaaCGACATAAATTTCACCAAGAGACTGTGAAGAGGGTTGCGCCCTACATATCGCATAATGACACGATGGGAAGATATGGATGTCATATTTGCACCGTACCACATTCAGCAAGTCTAATATCAACCATTTGATATAATAAACCACTCGATTGCTTACAAATCGTACATAATATTTTTTTCAGAAATTACTGGATTGCTTTCCATCTACAGCCAAAGCTTGGAAGATTACTCGTATTGGACTCCTTGGATTGGTCAACCAGAGACACCAAGAATTCATAGAAATTCTACAATTGTGAGTGAATTTCTTATCTTCCATATGCACATCATGCTTATTTCTATACAGAAGTATACATATATAAATTAACTTTCCATTTCTTTCATTTTAAAATAGGGCTTACCAGTTCTACATTCATAAAGGATCAAATCATCCCACCGACAAACCAGAGAAAATGACTATACGCACAAGGTTCCCGTGCCACAAGCAACCCGCGGGTTCCGTATACTATGAGTACTATATGTGCGAGCATCTAAGGGTGCAAGGGAGATATACTCCTGATCCCGAACGTGTAAGGCGCTACTCTTTATTAGGGAAAGATGCATATGTGTACATTGATTTTTTTACTGTAACTAGCACTTGGTTAGTTAATTTTACCATGGATTCAATAATAGCAGATTCACCTGGAGAAACACGGTGGCCGGCTCCACGAGAAATAACTTCTAGATGTAGTTGACGATTTGTGCCGTTTCATTATGCATGAAGTGGCCAACGTGAGGGGCAAATTTTTTCACGGAGCACAAGATTTGGCAACACAAGATAAATATATTGGACTTCGTGAGTGGGACAATCAACGGCACCATGCCACCTCTAGTAGCATTCCTAGGGAGGAATAGAGGAAAAACATATATTTAATATGCACTTGAATGATGTACTTTAATGATGTTTGATTTTCATATAATTTAATTTTGTATGCATAAGTATTTTTAGTTACCGAACATATTCCACGTCACGATCGCAAACTAGATTGAGAGATCAAAATTGGCGGGAACGCAAATCTCAAAAAATAGCGGGAAACCCATTTTTAGGGGCAGGTCACCCCCTcacccgcccctggaaatgcatttgtaggggcgggtgacgtgGAATACTTAGTCCCTATTTGTAGGGGCGGCTGGGGGGTCACCCGCCCCTGCAAATGCATTTCCAAGGACGGGTGAGGGGGTGCCCGCCCCTGGAAATGGATTTGCAGGGGCGCGTAACGCACCCGCCCCTGCAAACAGTTACTTTTAGCTGTGAAAGCTAGCAACAGATGCGCTACCCCTCCCTAAAAATACGTTTTTACCCGCTTCTAAAAATGCTTTTTTATAGTGAATGATACATACATTGCAACATGTGACTTCTCTTATTTGATCGATCAAACAAATTAGAAGTTCCAAAGAAAATCAGAATGGAAACAAAAAATGAATGAAACCTCAAGGGATCAAGAACAGTATGACATTCTTCGTTCTTTAACCACTCACAGTTGAAGGCCGAAACGAAGGATAAAAGCAAGAGTCATAAGGAGACAACTAAGAGGGAAAGACAAGAAAAAAcaaatcttttttttttactttgctGTGCTGGCATTCTTGACCTCTTCTCTTCTACTCCACCAAGGATAGAAGAAACCAAGGAATAGAGGAAGCAACCATGCATTCTTCCCTGTTACTACCTAGCATCCGTTCACATAAGAAAGGCCTTACGGAATCAATTGAAATTTGTCCGATATGACTTAACGCGTTCGGTATTACctgcttttctttttctttttgcaaaTAAGAATACTTAGTCCCGCTGTCACAGACTCGCAGTCAAGTCGTCATAGTGTGCATATAGACTAAGTCAACGGCCTGTTGTGCTCATAATTGGTAGAGATAATGATTGAAGTACGTAGCACAACAAATCAGTTCCAAGTAAGGTTACTGTTGTCTCTTCATGATGGGAAGAGCTAACTGAGATACACATAACACACCATGAATCAATGACAGTCATCTCACAGCGAGCGTGAGGTGAGGAGGCTACCTCCATGGTTGGAAGAACCAACTAATATTTAAAATACCGTTAGCAGGTTACACCAACCGTTTTCCTGTAGGTCTCAAGCAGAGGTCCAGCCTTCCAGTTCAGAATAGAAATACAGTCAAAGACAGTGTGTGAAGATTCTCGAAGGAAGATTCGGATGACGACTGTCGGCAGGTTCTATTGGGTAGCAACCTTGTATAGTTTAACTACAGTATATCACTTTTATACGAGTGGAGGGACGTAGCAATTAAAAAGGCTACGCGGCAGTATATCCTTGCACACACACAACACAATGGAGAAGGCAGAAACAAGTAGAGGAGTTGGCCGCCGCCATTGTAACGCTACTACCTACTAGTGCTGCTGCCGTTCGGGGCAGCGGCAGCCACCGGGACGCGGAGTGGTGGCTGCACCAGCATCTGCGGCAACATCAGCATCCCCCACCCGTTCGGCGTCGAGCCCGGCTGCTACCACGCCTTCGGCTTCAACCTCACCTGCCACCTCTCCCACCGCCCGCCGAAGCTGTTCCTCGGCGATGGCACCGTGCAGGTGCTGGAGATCTCCGTTGAGCACAGCACGGTGCGCATCAACAGCAGCCGCGTGGAATTCGCGCGTCGCGGAGGTGATGGTAACGGCCGCGCCGTGAACGGAACATGGGGGCTCGGCCTCCCGCCACCGCAAGACGGGCCCTACTTCTTGTCGGAGGACACAAACATGCTACTGGTGGAAAGCTGGGACGTGCAGGCCGTCGTCCGGGGAGGAGAGAGGAACAAATTGGTCGCTTCTTGCAGCTCTGTGTGCTGTCAGGCAAACATCTATATAGGCTATTCTTTCTACAGCATCCAGATCAACAAGCTTGACGGATCATTCGATCCTGGTCGTCCGGAGTCAACAGATTCGATCTACATAGCTGACCAGGGTTACAATTATACCATTAGTGACACTAACTTCACGCCTCCTGAAACCATGCAAACGCTAAACTGGGTCATAGTTTATAACATGGCATGTCCTACAAATGCCTCTGCCCCAGAATGCCGCAGTGCCCCACAGCTATTGCCTATAAACACATCAGATTATGCCTGGGGTCCTGCTAAAGGGTACAAGTGCCAGTGCTCTGATGGCTATCAAGGCAATCCTTACATCGCCGATGGATGCCAAGGTATAGCAATAGAGTAAGAGTGTTGAACAGAATATGGATCTCTTGGAAGGTCATCGCGCAAGAGTGATGTGTTCAGCTACGGAATCATGCTTCTTGAAGTGTTCCCTGGAAAGAGACCCACAGGTCCTATGTTCGATGGAGTACTAAACATTGGGCAGCGGGTTCAACAAGCATGTCCTGCTGACCTTGCCTGTGTTCTGGACGATCAGCTGCTGCAAGATACTTCTTCTTCTACCTGTGGCATGAATGCCTCTCTTTTGCCAATATTTGAGCTGGGTTTGCTCTGCTCAAGCGAATTGCCTGATCAAAGGATGACGATGAGCGACATGAGCGAGAACGCACATTGTTCCCATTGATTGATTGTATCACTAGCCCTCCGTTCGCTTCTTCCGCAGTAGGACAGCATCGGCTGCAGCAAACTTCCACTACATTTTGCCTGCCCGTTCCTGTTATGAGCTCTGGTAACATTTCTGCCCAGTGTGAGATATTTGTGTACTGTGAAATGGGGAGTTAATTGATGTGCTCTAGAGATCAAAACTCTGATCCTAACTTGTAAAGCTTGTGCATACCTGAATTTGAAGATTCGATCATGAAGTTGTTTAGCTTGTAAGCGCGATCGCTACTGGTTTTCAGGTTCCAGTTTCTTAGGATTTTTTTTATTGAAATCTCCCATCGGGATCCAGTTGAGACTCGAGGCTGGGCACCAGCACGACCGGGAAATCTGCACGCAGAGCAGCCATCCTCAGCGCACCAGCACGACCGCACAAGCGGGGAATCAGAGGTCAGCTGGGAGGACGAACCGGGTCGCGGAGAACCGGCTTGGTGTCGTCCGGCGCGGGCCGGAAGGGCCGCTTCGTCTCCTCCGCCAGGCGCCTGCCGCAGCCCGAGGCGGAAGCCGGGGGGCGTGAGCGCGTGGGCGCGGACGACATGGCTCGGCCTCGGCGGCGCCACCGCCAGCGGGTGGTGCGTCCGCGtgtcgcctcgccgccggccacttgGGTTAGTCTCGGACTCTCGGGCTCTCGGGCTCTCGGCCCTCGTCCTCGTTGGGTCTGAGCCGGACTGGGCCGGACCCGGTCGCCCTAACATGGTCGGGTCCGAACCGGACCGGATATTTGCCATCCCCAATCTCCAGCAGCGCAGCCGCTCGCTCGCTCCTCTTCTCGTCCGCACAACACCGAGCAAGCGAGAGGCGACGGAGAGAGCCGGGTGGCAATGGCGGGCACCGGCTGCCACTCGCTCCTCTCGCCGGCCTCGCCGCTCTCCCCCGAGTTCTTCTCGCGCCGTCGAGCTTCCGCCGTCGGTAGCGGAGCCTGCCGGCCGAGCAAAGGTGAGTCTTCATGCTCTAAGGGAGAGTACTCTCGGAGTGCTCATGCTTGGGCAGCTAATTTTCAGGGTGTAGCATTGTTTCCGTGCTGCTGCGTAAACCGTAGTATTCTGCTTATTTTAGGGGAAATGGTTTTCTTGGAGAAATATGGTTGTGTTAACTTCGGTGATGACTGATGAGGCTAACTTTCAGTTTTTGGCATGGTTGTGCTTCAGTGCGACCTCAGATCAGGTGTTGCTCGAAAGGTGATGATGCACGGGGATGTGGAGACATGCGCAAGGACAAGGTTGTGAGTTATTCCCTCTCCTGATGTCCAATTCGtgatgttcgctaaacaagcaTCTGATTGCAGTGGCCTGTACAACATTTGTAATGTTCAAGCTAAGTTATCCCTTAGGCAGTTAGGCCTTAGGACCTACAAGGCTACAACCATAATTGAAAAACATGAATAAGGATGGTGAGCCTGATCTCATATTGTGTGTGGTAGCGCGTGGCAGGTTCTTACTATAATCATATCTTTAGCATATAGGCATTTTAGATTCTAAAAATTGCTTTTCCATTTCATTTAGAATAACAAGCTTAAGAAGCATCTGTTTCATTTATACAGGATGAAGAAACTAGACCTTCAAGACGAAAATGTCTTGTCTGCCTAGGTGCTGTAACCCTAATCAGTGCAACAGGCCCAACAATTTGTACACCAAATGGAATCGCCGCAGATATGACGAACAAGTCTGGGATACAGAAAGCTGTTTGCAGAAATTGCAACGGCAGCGGTGCTGTGATATGTAAGGGTCTCGCATCACTTAATCGCTGTGTGTTCCTGTTTTATGCTGAATGACTTCATCAGTTACAGACTTCATAAGATTTGCGTTCTTGAGAATCTGCAATCATATCAATAGAGTACCCACCTTCAGTGGCTGATCCAGGGATCGAAAGGAGAGCCTGGGCCGAGCTTAAGATAATTCTATTACGATATCCAGTAGAAGAAGATTGCGACCACAGCCGATCATGTTTGAAACGCTAGCTATTCAAACTGATTCTAGTTATTGACCCTCCTCTTTTAATTTTCTGATCTCTAGTGTTGGTTTGAATACACACGTGCTGACTACTACCTGCCTTGCTTCTCTCCAGTAGTAGCCAACGCACAAAAGAACTTCAAACATGATTTTACCGTTGCAATGTGCTAGCATTAGCTTGTTGCACCTATAGCAAGGGAGCCCGGGCCGGTGCCCACCTTCTATAAAAGAATTATAGAAACAGTAGTTTTGTTGATCGGAATAGCTAACAACTTGCCGTATGTCGTTCAGATGCAAATACAGCGAATCATGCTTTGCACTTCCGTTTCACTTCAAGTACCCACTGCCCACATCTTGTTTGCTTAAATTCTAGTAAGAACCAACAAAGCAGCAGAGTTTGCATGCTATTTTTTGCACAGCTGAGTTAATAATATTGGTCCACTATGTAGCAAGTTTTTTCCTCCCTTTTTGAACTTTATGTGGAGTATAGTTCTGGCAAAACTACAAATGGTGGTTCTTTTTCTTGGAGTGAATTCACTTTCAGCTGGATTCAGGTGATATGTGCGGTGGCACAGGAAAATGGAAGGCCCTCAACAGAAAGAGGGCAAAAGATGTCTATGAATTCACAGAGTGCCCGAATTGCTATGGTATGCTCTTGCTAGTTCTGCCTTTGTGGTATATGGAACATTTGTAAGTTTGATCATACCGACGAGATGCATATCCATTCAAAATCCACCCGTTTGGTCTTGTTATGAACACACTCCATATTTTAAGCATGTATGTTTGAACATTTTCTGAAAATTCTGTATGAGCATTTGTTTTCAAGTATTAATCATGCTACTTATTAATATCATTAGGCCGAGGGAAGTTGGTCTGCCCAGTCTGTCTTGGAACTGGGCTGCCGAACAACAAGGGACTCCTCCGGCGACCAGAAGCCAAGCAGTTGCTTGATAAGATGTACAACGGCAAGATATTGCCAGGGTCGTAGACTACACAGCCAGTCAGCCACAGGATTTTGCTTCAGTTATCGAGTAGGAATAACATTTGAGACAAATGTAGCTCTCGGAGTGTAAATTTTTGTACTAAGCTAAAAGATTAAAGCTTGGATTTAGCTTCCAAATTACCACAGATATGTAGTGACCGTGATGCAATAGTCTTCAGTCAGTTATTGCCAGCTACATTATTACACAGATATAGTGATTTTAAATCGCTCATATTGTACCAGAGCATCACCAACAGAGCAATGTCTGTCCGTTCTGTGAGCAATTTATCCAGCAGGTGAGGCTAGATCTACGCGTTCGTCCAGTAGCAATGAAAAATAGAAGCCTGCATAAATCAGCAGATCAAAGATGCAAGGGTTTTGGACTGCAAGGATCGCACTGATGCGAGACAGCGAGAGAACTGTTGGACATCGGGATGCACAAGCCGCACGAGAGAGCGGCGAATGCATGATAACTTATTCCGAGATCGCTGTCGGCAACGTACAGCGCTGAATGCGCTACGGGAAGAAGCGCATCAGAGACTCTAATTTGTTGCCATTGGGGACACCAAAAAGTTAAAAACGCATAACCACGGCGATACCAAATCAATACcaacaaaaagaagaaaaatgcAGCGAGCAGCGTTGGGGAGATCGATCTGGGGCCTCAGAAAATTTGGCAAATAGGATGCATCAGAAAATCAGATGGTACGGACAATAGATCTCTTCATCGGCCCCGCAacgagagaggaagagagatgGATGGATGGGCAAGAGGGATAGAGGGATGAAGGGCGTCGACGCGAGAGGTCGACGCTCCTACCTtctcgccgcggcggcggaactAGCTCCGGCAGTGGCGAGGCGGCGGGCTGATGGAGAGGAATAGGTGGACATGGGGCTGTTTATATAGTGGCCAACCCTAGGTCCCATTCAGAGTGGGCTACTTTGTTCTTCGTTCGCCGTTGGGCTGAGTCTCTGGTCCATGGCACTTTAGGCCCAGAGAGCCCATTGGAAAGCCCAGCTAGTTTTATCTTTTTTACCTAGTTGGATTTTTAGTCTCTGAATTTTATTAGAATCGCACGCGAAAGAAAAAGGAATAAGAAGAAAAATGGATTTGCTTCTATTGGCGGTGTGCCTTGGTGGAAGACTGGAAGGTAAGCCAACTTATTAAGGCGGAGGAAACTCAAAACGGTTAGATTTTTTTTACCGTGGGGGAACCGTAGGAAGAGAAATCAAATTTTAAGATGCTTTGGAATTTTAATAGTAGTTCCCTTGAGGTCTAGATCCAATGGTTAGAAAGTGAAAGTAACATATTACAATTGTTTAACGATTGTTAAAAGAATAAGAAATGTAGGATCATGTTATGGCCTCACTTTCCTTCATTTGCATGTGACATGTTACGCGGATGAAATGGATCATCTATTAAAACGGAGGTGTCTAATTTAATATCATATTCATTATACACTGAAAAGTGAAATCAAAATGTAGGTGGTAGTGAGAGTAAAGTGGTTATCTTCTCTAAGCACATGGCATAATCTCTCAGAAATCATGACAATTTGGAGTATGATCAAGTAGTTACTTATTGCAGGATATGGTTCTAGTAAAAGTGACTAAAGCTCTAAACAAAGTGATTAAAATGAGGGTCAAGCCCTCTCAACTTCTTCTTTTAGCTTCTTTTAGCTACTCTTTTGGAGCTAATGGGACTAAAATATTTTTAGTCACTTTTAGTCATTTTGTTTGGAACTTTAGTCCCTAAACTTACTAAAAGCGACTAAAAGTGGAAACCAAACAGATCCTAAAAGCAATGCTTGCTAATTGCTAATTCCATTTAATAGAGTGGTTTTGCACGCTAACTAAAGTCATGTGCAAATGCACACTGCATGAGCTCCCCGTTTTGAGAACGTTTGCCTTA
The Panicum hallii strain FIL2 chromosome 6, PHallii_v3.1, whole genome shotgun sequence genome window above contains:
- the LOC112898003 gene encoding protein PHOTOSYSTEM I ASSEMBLY 2, chloroplastic isoform X1, with the protein product MAGTGCHSLLSPASPLSPEFFSRRRASAVGSGACRPSKVRPQIRCCSKGDDARGCGDMRKDKVDEETRPSRRKCLVCLGAVTLISATGPTICTPNGIAADMTNKSGIQKAVCRNCNGSGAVICDMCGGTGKWKALNRKRAKDVYEFTECPNCYGRGKLVCPVCLGTGLPNNKGLLRRPEAKQLLDKMYNGKILPGS
- the LOC112898003 gene encoding protein PHOTOSYSTEM I ASSEMBLY 2, chloroplastic isoform X2, which translates into the protein MAGTGCHSLLSPASPLSPEFFSRRRASAVGSGACRPSKVRPQIRCCSKGDDARGCGDMRKDKDEETRPSRRKCLVCLGAVTLISATGPTICTPNGIAADMTNKSGIQKAVCRNCNGSGAVICDMCGGTGKWKALNRKRAKDVYEFTECPNCYGRGKLVCPVCLGTGLPNNKGLLRRPEAKQLLDKMYNGKILPGS